One Candidatus Cloacimonadota bacterium genomic region harbors:
- the rpmF gene encoding 50S ribosomal protein L32: protein MAVPKRKTSKSRRDKRRTHYKAEMPAITTCPNCGEAVRPHNICANCGHYKGKKVVEIKE from the coding sequence ATGGCTGTACCAAAAAGAAAAACTTCAAAATCCAGAAGAGATAAAAGAAGAACCCATTATAAAGCTGAAATGCCAGCAATTACAACCTGTCCGAATTGCGGTGAAGCTGTAAGGCCACACAATATTTGCGCAAACTGTGGTCATTATAAAGGCAAGAAGGTAGTAGAGATAAAAGAATAA
- a CDS encoding thymidine phosphorylase — protein sequence MMKYNPVELIIKKRSRKKLTKDEISFFIESYLDGKIPEYQMAALLMAIYFKKMDPEEIQTLTEIYINSGKKITFPKEMNTVDKHSTGGVGDKISIVLAPIVAACGAKIPMISGRGLGHTGGTLDKLESIPGFRTDYSYTEFKKMVNEVGFSIISQSVELVPADKRIYALRDVTGTVESLPLITASIMSKKIAEGAQNLVIDLKVGTGAFIKKMSVAEQLADLLIKTGENLGQKVSVVFSNMNSPLGNYVGNALEIKECVEFLQGNYADDIYKITKALAEEMLLLTEIAEDRKQAGSLFNEVLENGEALKFFRNFVKTQNGNPKICEDTSLLPKAKYEIPIICTKSGWIKTIDTQKIGYALIDIDAGRRTIKSKLNYASGAYLPFKVGEKITEGAELGKVLCDNKKSGKLVAEKIAASYRITSSKQKYDDSYQQEMEMIYGLESGLDEEE from the coding sequence ATAATGAAATATAATCCTGTAGAATTGATTATAAAAAAACGAAGTAGAAAGAAACTTACAAAAGATGAGATAAGCTTTTTTATCGAATCATATCTGGACGGAAAAATCCCAGAATATCAGATGGCAGCTTTGCTGATGGCGATTTACTTTAAAAAAATGGATCCGGAAGAAATTCAGACCTTAACAGAAATTTATATAAATTCTGGCAAAAAAATAACTTTTCCCAAAGAAATGAACACAGTCGATAAACATTCTACAGGCGGAGTTGGAGACAAGATCAGCATTGTGCTTGCTCCGATCGTAGCAGCCTGCGGAGCCAAAATTCCCATGATCTCAGGCCGCGGCTTGGGACACACAGGTGGAACGCTGGACAAATTGGAATCCATTCCCGGTTTTCGAACAGACTATTCTTACACTGAATTCAAGAAAATGGTCAATGAAGTAGGATTCAGCATCATCAGTCAGTCTGTTGAGTTAGTTCCTGCCGATAAAAGGATTTATGCACTTCGAGATGTAACAGGAACAGTAGAAAGTTTACCACTGATCACCGCCAGCATCATGAGTAAAAAAATTGCAGAAGGTGCACAAAATCTAGTAATCGATCTAAAAGTTGGAACAGGAGCTTTCATCAAGAAAATGAGTGTGGCAGAGCAATTGGCCGATCTACTTATTAAGACAGGAGAAAATCTGGGACAGAAGGTTTCTGTTGTATTTTCCAATATGAATTCTCCTCTGGGAAATTACGTTGGCAATGCGCTTGAAATTAAGGAATGTGTGGAGTTCCTGCAGGGAAATTATGCTGATGATATTTATAAAATAACCAAAGCTCTAGCAGAAGAAATGCTGCTTTTAACTGAAATTGCAGAAGATCGCAAACAAGCTGGAAGTCTATTCAATGAAGTATTAGAGAATGGTGAAGCTTTGAAATTTTTTAGAAACTTCGTTAAAACACAAAATGGAAATCCAAAAATCTGTGAAGACACTTCCCTGCTTCCTAAAGCAAAATACGAGATTCCAATTATCTGCACAAAATCTGGCTGGATCAAAACCATCGATACACAGAAAATCGGTTATGCTCTCATCGATATTGACGCTGGTCGGCGGACTATCAAATCTAAGCTGAATTACGCTTCTGGAGCTTATCTTCCTTTCAAAGTAGGAGAAAAAATTACCGAAGGTGCAGAACTGGGAAAAGTTTTATGTGATAATAAAAAATCGGGAAAGCTTGTAGCAGAAAAAATCGCTGCCAGTTATCGCATAACATCTTCCAAACAGAAATATGACGACAGCTACCAGCAGGAAATGGAAATGATCTACGGTTTGGAAAGCGGATTGGATGAAGAAGAATAA